A stretch of the Duncaniella dubosii genome encodes the following:
- a CDS encoding DUF2339 domain-containing protein: METIILLILVTILIFVIKNNSDISLIKAQNELNHLNLERLRKRLENFEIKGEAEIQNVIDTNTETEKCPDINIGTQSSEKTVDNVPPITDNEEEKGLPTVPPFTPIAVNGDQPDSPDTDQCTPNEVSPDEEHACNPRKANWERLIGINIFSKIGILILITGVGFFVKYAIDKEWINEMTRTILGICAGFTLWGIAYRIRDDYRNFSSILAGGGFAICFLCIGIAFHLYSLFSATATFISLVALTLSMILISLKFDRAELAFISIIGGFVTPFISSDGNGSFLFVLGYMALLNTAMSAITIHKKWHSLPILSCWLTYIICIAGYISNEFREIYGWGLVAIIYYFILFTISLTVTLNRSQLRLRTVFLNLSAIILNSLAYLSLTTLLAEKTALLSHFDGCAGIIGAAINFGIYLRYYLNKEDGPASNLLIILIAGFSLATILIQFSNPNIYIAGIGLEAAIASWLYSYSGKRIFKIIALIIGLPLSCCLIHSVVFGYDSYDESWGYIVTAIAFTWSAYYNFIRQSREGKCCESILSSGALWAGATIGLSGSHAIFSHFFIGVAADGLTLLLTATAMSVILLTTTNYRMRSTYLLFPGSIAAVFALMSHTSEEMPIANLPLLLSMAGFTYAYLICGKDIFIRKLIQLPNISYYTIYFNLATAVYAVSVALNLLDISGLSHLHSAGVSIALTGCAAIEMALGMRYQNKLLRFISLGIFGIVIVKLLVFDLWRMAAIGRIIVFILLGVILLAVSFFYQRLRNVLIDKLPQEDK; the protein is encoded by the coding sequence ATGGAAACGATTATTCTCCTTATTCTTGTGACAATCCTAATATTTGTCATAAAAAACAATTCTGACATCTCACTGATAAAGGCTCAGAATGAGTTAAACCACCTTAATCTTGAAAGGCTGCGCAAAAGGCTTGAAAATTTCGAAATCAAGGGGGAAGCAGAAATCCAAAATGTCATCGATACAAATACGGAGACCGAAAAATGCCCTGACATAAACATCGGGACTCAATCTTCTGAGAAAACCGTCGACAATGTCCCGCCGATTACAGATAATGAGGAGGAAAAAGGACTCCCGACCGTCCCGCCATTCACTCCGATTGCCGTCAACGGCGACCAACCAGACTCTCCAGATACAGACCAATGCACTCCGAATGAGGTCTCACCAGACGAAGAGCATGCATGCAATCCACGCAAGGCCAATTGGGAAAGACTCATCGGAATCAATATTTTCAGTAAAATAGGCATTCTGATACTTATAACCGGTGTCGGGTTCTTTGTCAAGTATGCCATTGACAAAGAATGGATAAACGAAATGACACGGACTATCCTCGGAATCTGCGCGGGCTTCACGCTGTGGGGAATAGCCTATCGAATCAGAGATGACTACCGCAATTTCTCATCCATTCTTGCCGGAGGAGGATTTGCAATCTGCTTTCTCTGCATCGGCATAGCATTCCACCTTTACAGCCTGTTTTCAGCGACGGCCACGTTTATCTCGCTTGTCGCCCTTACACTGTCAATGATTCTGATCTCACTGAAATTCGACAGAGCAGAACTGGCTTTCATATCCATTATCGGGGGATTTGTGACTCCGTTCATCTCATCGGACGGAAACGGCTCTTTCCTGTTCGTATTAGGCTACATGGCACTGCTCAACACCGCCATGTCGGCTATCACTATCCACAAAAAATGGCATTCGCTACCGATTTTATCCTGTTGGCTTACATATATCATATGTATTGCCGGATACATAAGCAATGAATTCAGAGAAATCTACGGATGGGGACTTGTGGCTATCATCTATTACTTCATACTGTTTACCATCTCGCTGACCGTCACACTCAACCGAAGCCAACTACGGTTACGAACCGTGTTCCTCAATCTATCGGCAATCATACTTAACAGCCTCGCTTATCTGAGCCTGACCACCTTACTTGCCGAGAAAACCGCACTGCTCTCGCACTTCGACGGCTGTGCCGGAATCATCGGAGCAGCCATAAATTTCGGCATCTATCTCAGATATTATCTCAACAAAGAAGATGGGCCTGCAAGCAATCTGCTTATAATCCTGATAGCCGGGTTCTCGTTGGCAACAATCCTAATACAGTTCTCAAATCCAAACATATATATCGCAGGAATAGGGCTTGAAGCTGCAATCGCATCATGGCTGTATTCCTACAGCGGCAAACGCATATTCAAGATAATAGCGCTTATCATCGGACTGCCTCTGAGCTGCTGTCTTATACATTCAGTCGTATTCGGATATGACTCTTATGACGAATCATGGGGCTATATCGTGACCGCAATCGCATTCACATGGAGCGCCTATTATAATTTCATAAGACAGAGCCGCGAAGGGAAATGTTGCGAATCAATCCTATCGTCAGGCGCGCTGTGGGCGGGAGCGACAATCGGACTTTCCGGCTCGCATGCCATTTTCAGCCACTTTTTCATCGGGGTTGCAGCCGATGGCTTAACCTTGCTGCTGACAGCAACCGCAATGTCCGTAATCCTTTTGACCACGACAAACTACAGAATGCGGTCGACATATCTGCTCTTCCCCGGATCTATCGCTGCGGTATTCGCTTTGATGAGCCATACGAGCGAGGAAATGCCGATTGCAAATCTACCTCTGCTGCTGTCAATGGCCGGATTCACATACGCATATCTGATATGCGGAAAAGACATTTTCATCCGCAAGCTCATACAATTGCCTAATATCAGCTATTATACGATATACTTTAACCTCGCGACAGCGGTCTATGCGGTGTCTGTCGCGCTCAACCTGCTCGACATATCCGGATTGTCACATCTCCACAGTGCGGGAGTATCAATTGCGCTGACCGGCTGCGCAGCCATAGAGATGGCACTCGGAATGCGCTATCAGAACAAGCTGCTGAGATTCATATCACTCGGAATATTCGGAATTGTGATTGTCAAACTCCTTGTTTTCGATCTCTGGAGAATGGCTGCGATAGGCCGTATAATCGTTTTCATCCTGCTCGGAGTAATTCTGCTGGCTGTTTCATTCTTCTATCAACGGCTGCGCAACGTGCTTATCGACAAACTGCCTCAAGAGGATAAGTAA
- a CDS encoding TatD family hydrolase, translating to MFDSHTHRLRRNAIVDIDPVGKEGKLRLHKGYFYSVGIHPWNLFKATPADIRMLQALAAEPQVLAIGECGLDPKIEGSESLSRNEIIEAQTTLLTFHISISERLSKPLILHIVKAYPEIIALRKSLRPAQPWIIHGFRGKPQLARELLAHGFHLSFGTKYNPASLALTPPSRLLRETDEMP from the coding sequence ATGTTCGACTCCCACACACACCGTTTGCGTCGCAACGCCATAGTCGACATTGATCCCGTCGGCAAGGAAGGGAAGTTACGGCTGCACAAAGGATATTTTTACTCCGTAGGCATCCATCCGTGGAATCTGTTTAAGGCAACTCCTGCCGACATCCGTATGTTGCAGGCTCTCGCCGCTGAGCCGCAAGTTCTTGCCATTGGCGAATGCGGGCTCGACCCGAAGATTGAAGGCAGTGAATCGTTGTCGAGAAATGAAATAATCGAAGCACAGACCACCCTGCTCACATTTCACATCTCCATCAGCGAACGGCTCTCAAAGCCATTGATACTCCATATTGTCAAAGCCTATCCCGAAATAATCGCGCTTCGGAAATCATTGCGCCCAGCCCAGCCGTGGATAATCCACGGATTCCGGGGCAAACCGCAGCTTGCCCGTGAGCTGCTCGCCCACGGGTTTCATCTCTCGTTCGGCACGAAATACAATCCCGCCTCCCTCGCCCTGACACCACCCTCCCGCCTCCTCCGAGAGACGGACGAAATGCCTTAG
- the yidD gene encoding membrane protein insertion efficiency factor YidD, which produces MLRLLFILPIRFYQLCISPLFPPACRFTPTCSAYAIEAIQKHGIIRGTWLAIRRIARCHPWGGSGYDPVP; this is translated from the coding sequence TTGCTCCGCCTCCTCTTCATATTGCCGATTCGCTTCTATCAGCTCTGCATATCACCGCTGTTTCCTCCTGCATGCCGTTTCACCCCAACGTGCAGCGCCTACGCAATAGAGGCCATACAGAAACACGGCATCATCCGGGGCACATGGCTCGCCATCAGGCGCATCGCACGCTGTCATCCGTGGGGAGGCTCAGGCTACGACCCCGTCCCCTAA
- a CDS encoding ribonuclease P protein component, translated as MDCQLIAACRYGDIFGDIPPQGCPVSPVSRLYPKKKLRHAVDRVQMRRRVREAYRLNRHLIPKDIPLDIAFIYVATEVLPYAEVLKGVTRILTRISKTLSDQP; from the coding sequence ATGGACTGTCAACTTATCGCGGCTTGTCGCTATGGAGACATCTTCGGAGACATCCCGCCGCAAGGTTGCCCCGTGTCCCCAGTTTCTCGTCTCTATCCTAAGAAAAAACTGCGTCATGCCGTCGACCGTGTGCAGATGCGCCGTCGTGTCCGCGAAGCCTACCGCCTCAACCGTCACCTGATACCAAAGGACATTCCGCTCGACATCGCCTTCATCTACGTTGCCACTGAAGTCCTTCCATACGCCGAAGTCCTCAAAGGTGTCACCCGCATCCTCACCCGCATCTCCAAAACTCTCTCTGACCAACCCTAA
- a CDS encoding DUF4271 domain-containing protein: protein MNTSLPLDSVVSPFAPKLCREYEAPSSAAEKLTMTVGPVPFTSGVRPAERKFLPGYDSGVLCLIIGVFLLLAYNFRHYSTFLKNFTYDLWTVRHTDDTSAVRTFTETGIQISIVLLACLCEGIIINAALSSSGYTTPLPTFPEIAALTVGAAVYYLWQLMAYRIVGYVFTDKLSGRQWLKGFNASQSLLGMALTIPALVVLFNPDVAPIVVTIGVVCYILARLIFIFKGFRLFYDNFGSLLYFILYLCTLEIVPPVIIYRCIGFFSQLHP from the coding sequence ATGAACACTTCATTGCCCCTCGATTCTGTCGTCTCGCCGTTTGCCCCGAAGCTGTGTCGCGAGTATGAAGCGCCATCATCGGCTGCCGAGAAACTCACCATGACCGTCGGGCCTGTCCCTTTTACCTCAGGGGTAAGACCGGCTGAGCGTAAGTTTCTGCCGGGCTATGACTCGGGTGTGTTGTGTCTGATAATCGGAGTGTTTCTGCTGCTTGCCTATAACTTCCGTCACTATTCCACCTTTCTCAAAAATTTCACCTACGATCTTTGGACTGTGCGCCACACCGACGATACATCGGCAGTCCGCACATTCACCGAGACAGGCATCCAGATTTCAATCGTGCTACTTGCATGTCTGTGCGAAGGCATAATAATCAATGCCGCCCTCAGCTCATCGGGCTACACCACGCCTCTCCCGACTTTCCCTGAGATAGCCGCCTTGACCGTCGGGGCTGCCGTCTACTATCTGTGGCAGCTGATGGCCTACCGCATAGTGGGCTATGTGTTCACCGACAAGCTCTCGGGCCGTCAGTGGCTCAAAGGTTTCAACGCCTCGCAGTCGCTTCTGGGAATGGCGCTCACCATACCCGCGCTCGTGGTGCTGTTCAATCCTGATGTGGCTCCCATTGTTGTCACTATTGGCGTAGTTTGCTATATTTTGGCTCGTTTGATATTTATTTTCAAGGGCTTTAGGCTTTTTTACGACAATTTTGGCTCTTTGCTTTATTTTATTTTGTATCTTTGCACTCTCGAAATTGTACCCCCGGTCATCATATATAGATGTATCGGATTTTTCAGTCAATTACATCCCTAA
- a CDS encoding LOG family protein, translating into MKPNNALPSGVVVYCASSSDIDPLYLSVASRMGELIAASGLTLVCGGGAGGMMAAAIEGAVDASGEAVGVLPHFMIEKGWNHPRLTRCIDTESMHHRKHTMASMSRAAIALPGGIGTLDELAEIMTWHQLSLFNGPVIIVNTDGYYDHLIALFDSMQAKGFMRGGVIPATVVASPEEAMEIIDRI; encoded by the coding sequence ATGAAACCTAATAATGCACTTCCATCGGGCGTAGTTGTCTATTGCGCCTCTTCATCCGATATTGATCCCCTCTACCTAAGCGTGGCCAGTCGAATGGGTGAACTGATCGCTGCTTCCGGCCTGACACTTGTATGCGGAGGCGGTGCGGGAGGCATGATGGCCGCTGCCATCGAAGGCGCTGTCGATGCCTCGGGCGAGGCTGTCGGCGTGCTCCCGCATTTCATGATTGAGAAAGGATGGAATCACCCCCGCCTCACACGCTGTATCGACACCGAGTCGATGCACCACCGCAAACATACGATGGCCTCCATGTCGCGTGCGGCCATCGCTCTTCCCGGTGGCATAGGGACTCTCGACGAGCTTGCCGAAATCATGACGTGGCATCAGCTCTCGCTTTTCAACGGCCCTGTCATAATTGTCAATACCGACGGCTACTACGATCATCTCATTGCTCTCTTCGACTCGATGCAGGCCAAAGGCTTCATGCGTGGCGGTGTGATTCCTGCCACAGTTGTCGCCTCTCCCGAGGAAGCTATGGAAATTATTGACCGTATATGA